Within the Pseudomonas chlororaphis subsp. aurantiaca genome, the region TGATGCCGGAAATCCTGCGCCTGCTGATCTGACCCGGCCTCTGTGATGAGCTACTTTCGCTGGGACGGCGACGACCTGATCCTGGAGTGTCACCTGCAACCTGCGGCCCGTAGCGATGACTTCGCCGGGCTGCATGGCGAGCGCCTGAAGATCCGCCTTACCGCGCCGCCGGTGGAGGGCAAGGCCAACGCCTACCTGATGGCGTTCCTGGCCAAGGCGTTCGGCGTGTCCAAGAGCCAGGTCAGCCTGATCAGCGGCGAGCTGAACCGGCAGAAACGGGTGCGGATCAACGCGCCGAAGAAGCTGCCGGACCTGCCCGGATTACAGCGTCCGTCCTGATCACTCTCTGTAGCCGCTGCCGTAGACTGCGATAAGGGCCGAAGGCTCTTCGAGGCCCTCAAGAGCACGCCTCCTGCGCAGCCGATCGCAGCCTGCGGCAGCGGCTACAGGGATCGCCACAATCCGAGACAGAATCAGCCCCGGCCTTTGCTTGCCGCTGGGGGCAGCGGTCTTTAGACTTACGCCTCATTTAAACGAGAGCAGGGTCGATGCCAACTGCCTTTCCCGCCGATTCCGTTGGTCTGGTGACGCCGCAAGTGGCGCATTTCAGCGAGCCCCTGGCCCTGGCCTGCGGCCGCTCCCTGCCAGCCTATGATCTGATCTTTGAGACTTACGGCCAGCTGAACGCCATGGCGAGCAATGCCGTGCTGATCTGCCACGCCCTGTCCGGCCATCACCACGCCGCCGGCTACCACAGCCCCGACGACCGCAAGCCGGGTTGGTGGGACAGCTGTATCGGCCCGGGCAAGCCGATCGACACTAACAAGTTCTTCGTCGTCAGCCTGAACAACCTCGGCGGCTGCAACGGCTCCACCGGTCCGAGCAGCATCAACCCGGACACCGGCAAGCCGTTCGGCGCCGATTTCCCGGTGCTGACCGTGGAAG harbors:
- a CDS encoding DUF167 domain-containing protein; amino-acid sequence: MSYFRWDGDDLILECHLQPAARSDDFAGLHGERLKIRLTAPPVEGKANAYLMAFLAKAFGVSKSQVSLISGELNRQKRVRINAPKKLPDLPGLQRPS